Part of the Flavobacterium sp. KS-LB2 genome is shown below.
GCTGCACCCGTAGTGATATCGCCTGAAGTTGGTAAATTTAATTGTCCTATTTTTTCTTCTAATGTCATCTTCGACAGTAATTCGGCAACAAATTCTGTTTTTGGTTTGATGGCAATCGCCTTTTTAGTAGCCTTTTTTTGGCTATAGCCAAAAAGTGAAAAACCAATTAAAAGGATTATAAGTTTGATTTTCATTTTATTTCTTTTTTGTTTGTTTGAACATCCAATCATAGATTTCTTGGTTGTCATATACTCTTGTCCAGCTATCGTGATTGGCATCATCAAAAATGGTTAGCGTAACATTAGTATTACAGGTTTTTAATTTTTTATACATTTCAATCGAATACGAAACATTCACCACATCATCCAGCAAACCGTGAAAAATTCGAGTAGGAATGACTGCAATCTTACAGTTTTCTATCATTGGAATCCGATCTACAAATCCTGCTATAGGAACTAAAGCCGCAAAGGTTTCAGGATGTGCAACAACTAAATTCCAAGCGCCCCAAGCACCCATACTGAGTCCTGTGAGATAGATTCTATCGCTATCAACATTGTTCTCTTTTTGTATTTTTAAAATCAAACGATGCAGTGCCTCTTGGTTCCAATATTCATTTTCAG
Proteins encoded:
- a CDS encoding carboxylesterase family protein, whose amino-acid sequence is MKSKLVLVAFLFSMLSFGQSDVIGTIKTEIVHKSELNYALHLPKNTKDKKPLIVFLHGSGEKGTDIEKVKAHGPFKYLKNHELDAYVLAPQCPENEYWNQEALHRLILKIQKENNVDSDRIYLTGLSMGAWGAWNLVVAHPETFAALVPIAGFVDRIPMIENCKIAVIPTRIFHGLLDDVVNVSYSIEMYKKLKTCNTNVTLTIFDDANHDSWTRVYDNQEIYDWMFKQTKKK